The nucleotide sequence GGTTGGCTTATGAGATGAGGAAAAAAGAGCTTATTGAAAGAGCTACTCCTCGAATATTTAAAGAAAGAAAAAAATATGCGAAAAGGAAGAAACAGGAAGAAGAGACGGAAAAGACCGTTAAGATTGCCAGTGATACTACGGTTTATGAGTTTGCAAAGAAGATTGATGTAGAGATATCAGAGGTTTTATCCAAGTTGTTTCAGTTAGGTATTATGTTGAGAAAGAATGACTTTATTGATGAAAGTGCAGCAGGTGTTATAGCCGAAGAATACGGATGGAAGTTGAAGAAAGAAGAAGCAAGGGAGGAGAAATTACTTTCTGGGCTTGCCGCTGAATCTGATGAAGAGAAGAACCTTAAACTGCGCTCGCCGGTGGTTACGGTGATGGGCCATGTGGATCATGGCAAAACTACATTATTGGATAATATTAGGAAAACGAGGGTTGCTCAGGGTGAAGCAGGCGGAATTACTCAACACATTGGAGCATACATGGTTGCAGTAGATGGGCACAAGATTACATTTTTGGATACACCAGGACATGAAGCATTTACAGAGATGAGAGCTCGCGGTGCAAAGATTACAGACATTGTTATTTTAGTGGTGGCAGCTGATGATGGGGTAATGCCTCAAACCAAGGAGGCGATAGACCATGCCAGAGCAGCTAGTGTTCCCATCGTTGTTGCTATAAACAAGATCGACAAACCCAATGCTAATCCCGATAAGGTGAAAAAGGAGTTGGCAGATTATGGCATTGTTCCTGAAGAATGGGGTGGAGACAATCTATTCACTAATATTTCAGCAAAAAAAGGTATAGGTATTGATGAGTTGTTGGAGAATGTGTTATTGCAGGCAGATATTTTAGAGTTAAAATCAAATCCAGATAAAGATGCGAGAGGGGTGGTCGTAGAAGCGCTTTTGGATCCTGCGCAGGGGCCTGTGGCTACTGTCCTGGTGAAAGAAGGAACTTTAAGAAGAGGAGATGTATTTGTTGTCGGTTCAACTTATGGAAGAGCAAGGGCTTTGATCAGCGATGCGGGAGGGAGAATAAAAGAGGCAGGACCGTCAGCGCCAGTGAGGGTTTTGGGAATTCATGGTGTACCATCGGCTGGTGATACATTTGTTGTGGTAAAGAATGAGAAGATTGCTCGTCAAATTGCTCACGAGCGTACTGTAAGAAAGAAGGAATTGCAGGTTTCATTGCCGAAAATAAGTTTAGAAAGCTTATTAGCTCAAGCAGGAAAAGAGGTAAAAGAGCTTTCTATTATTATTAAGACAGATGTTTCTGGTTCTATTGAGGCTGTAAGTAATGCTATCTCTCGTCTTTCTATGGATGAGGTAACGATAAATGTTATCCACGCAGGCACGGGAGCAATTAATAAAACGGATGTTAATTTGGCATCTGCCTCTGGTGCTATGATTGTTGGTTTTAATGTTAGACCAACAATGGAAGCAGCAAAATTGGCTCAGGATTTAAAGGTTGGCATACGTACCTATAAGGTAATCTATGATGTGATAGATGATATAAAAAAGGCACAGACAGGTATGCTTGCTCCTATATTGGAAGAAGAGGTGTTGGGTCAAGTTGAGGTAAGAGAGATATTCTCTGCTCCTCATATAGGAACGATAGCGGGTTGCTATGTGCGAAGTGGTCATGTGTTGAGAAATATGCAAGTACATGTGATAAGAAACGATGTGGTTGTTTATGAAGGGAAGATTGCTTCCTTGAAAAGATTCAAGGAAGATGTACCAGACGTGGCCGCTGGTTATGAGTGTGGACTGAAAATAGAGAATTTTAACGATGTGAAAGTAGGGGATATTATAGAGGTATACAGGATAAAAGAAGTAGCTCGAGAATGATCGTAGGGTTGTTGAATATTTCATTGCTGTTAAATAATAGTTTTAATCTGAAAGATAAGAGGCGTATCTTAAGCAGTATTAAAGATCAATTGCGAAGCAAGTTTAATATCTCTATAAGCGTTGTAGATGATAATGCAAAGTATAATTATTCTCAACTCGGCGTAGCTTGTGTTTCTTCCAATGTGCATTTTACAAGAGAGCTGCTAAATCGTGTCTTGAGAAGTATAGAAGATAGATGTGATGTGGAAGTGATAAATATAGAAAGGAGTATTTTATGAGAAGACCTTGCAAGAGAAGTATAAGGGTGGCCAAAGAGATACATCGTGCATTGGCGGAAACTTTATTATTTGATGTGAGGGATGAGCGTCTTAAGGCTGTTACAGTAATAGATGTGGATGTAAGCAATGATTTAAAACATGCTAAGGTCTATGTGAATGCAAAAAATTATAATTCTCAAGAGGTGGTTGATATTTTAAGCCACGCTTCTTCCATTATTACACGGGCAATAGCAAAGAGAGTAAAATTGAGATGTGTCCCGCATTTTTCTTTTATCTATGACAGATCCATGGAAAGGGGACTTTATATAGATAATATATTGAAAGAGATAAAAGAACCACATGAATGAAGAGTGGAGAAGATTGGGTGAGTTGATACAGAGGCGAACATCATTTGTTGTTGTTTCTCACAAGAATCCTGATGGTGATGCGATAGGTTCAAGCCTGGCTATGGGTAGAATATTAAGAAAGAAGGGAAAGCAAGTAGAGATATTTAATGCCACACCTATTCCGGGAAACTTTGCATTTTTACCGGATGCAGATTTAATCAAACCCTTAAAAAAAGGTGGTTGTGAAGTGTTGATTGCTTTGGATTGTGCGGATTTTCAGCGTACGGGTTTCAGCAATTCTATAAGAGAAGAAATAGATGTAGT is from Deltaproteobacteria bacterium and encodes:
- the infB gene encoding translation initiation factor IF-2, whose product is MGKVRIYSIAQRLNIKSSVVIDYLEKKGIKAANHFSTIDEETADKFVHEWQQKKAARVKSKIIRPKAAAKKVGEEREARRLAYEMRKKELIERATPRIFKERKKYAKRKKQEEETEKTVKIASDTTVYEFAKKIDVEISEVLSKLFQLGIMLRKNDFIDESAAGVIAEEYGWKLKKEEAREEKLLSGLAAESDEEKNLKLRSPVVTVMGHVDHGKTTLLDNIRKTRVAQGEAGGITQHIGAYMVAVDGHKITFLDTPGHEAFTEMRARGAKITDIVILVVAADDGVMPQTKEAIDHARAASVPIVVAINKIDKPNANPDKVKKELADYGIVPEEWGGDNLFTNISAKKGIGIDELLENVLLQADILELKSNPDKDARGVVVEALLDPAQGPVATVLVKEGTLRRGDVFVVGSTYGRARALISDAGGRIKEAGPSAPVRVLGIHGVPSAGDTFVVVKNEKIARQIAHERTVRKKELQVSLPKISLESLLAQAGKEVKELSIIIKTDVSGSIEAVSNAISRLSMDEVTINVIHAGTGAINKTDVNLASASGAMIVGFNVRPTMEAAKLAQDLKVGIRTYKVIYDVIDDIKKAQTGMLAPILEEEVLGQVEVREIFSAPHIGTIAGCYVRSGHVLRNMQVHVIRNDVVVYEGKIASLKRFKEDVPDVAAGYECGLKIENFNDVKVGDIIEVYRIKEVARE
- a CDS encoding DUF503 domain-containing protein, with the translated sequence MIVGLLNISLLLNNSFNLKDKRRILSSIKDQLRSKFNISISVVDDNAKYNYSQLGVACVSSNVHFTRELLNRVLRSIEDRCDVEVINIERSIL
- the rbfA gene encoding 30S ribosome-binding factor RbfA, whose product is MRRPCKRSIRVAKEIHRALAETLLFDVRDERLKAVTVIDVDVSNDLKHAKVYVNAKNYNSQEVVDILSHASSIITRAIAKRVKLRCVPHFSFIYDRSMERGLYIDNILKEIKEPHE